A DNA window from Cervus canadensis isolate Bull #8, Minnesota chromosome 30, ASM1932006v1, whole genome shotgun sequence contains the following coding sequences:
- the TXNDC8 gene encoding thioredoxin domain-containing protein 8 isoform X1 has protein sequence MSVQYRSVMFATVDVDNARELAQTYHIKAVPTFQMFKQTKKVTLFSRIKRAICCYRSGSLSEPVSEMGSRQRHKSGVDFQEIERTMMPTGAMLLPGEAESLVVGIVSSLLYTEH, from the exons ATGTCTGTGCAATATCGAAGCGTCATGTTTGCTACTGTGGATGTGGACAATGCTCGG gagTTGGCCCAAACTTACCATATCAAAGCAGTACCCacatttcagatgttcaagcaaACCAAGAAG GTAACCCTATTCTCGAGAATCAAAAGAGCAATTTGCTGTTATAGAAGTGGATCCCTGAGCGAGCCGGTAAGTGAAATGGGATCAAGACAGAGGCACAAGAGTGGGGTTGACTTTCAAGAAATAGAACGAACCATGATGCCCACAGGCGCCATGCTGCTACCTGGGGAAGCAGAATCATTAGTTGTGGGCATAGTGTCTTCCCTGTTGTACACTGAGCACTGA